One Bacillus amyloliquefaciens DSM 7 = ATCC 23350 DNA window includes the following coding sequences:
- the spoIIIJ gene encoding YidC family membrane integrase SpoIIIJ: MVGMLVLLAGCSSVKEPITANSPHFWDKYVVYPLSEVITYVAKLTGDNYGLSIIIVTILIRLLILPLMIKQLRSSKAMQALQPEMQKLREKYSSKDQKTQQKLQQETMALFSKHGVNPLAGCFPILIQMPILIGFYHAIMRTQAISQHSFLWFDLGEKDPYYILPIVAGVATFVQQKLMMAGNPSQNPQMAMMVWIMPIMIIVFAINFPSALSLYWVVGNLFMIAQTFLIKGPDIKHDPETQKAGGKKK; this comes from the coding sequence ATGGTCGGTATGCTCGTGCTGCTGGCCGGATGCTCGAGTGTAAAAGAGCCGATTACGGCGAATAGTCCGCATTTCTGGGACAAATATGTTGTATATCCATTGTCAGAAGTCATTACGTACGTAGCGAAACTGACGGGCGATAACTATGGTTTATCGATCATCATCGTTACGATTTTAATCCGTCTGCTGATTCTGCCGCTGATGATCAAACAGCTTCGAAGCTCAAAAGCGATGCAGGCGCTGCAGCCCGAAATGCAGAAGCTTAGAGAAAAATACAGCTCAAAAGATCAAAAAACGCAGCAGAAGCTTCAGCAGGAAACAATGGCCCTGTTTTCAAAGCATGGGGTAAACCCGCTGGCGGGATGTTTCCCGATCCTGATTCAAATGCCGATTTTGATCGGATTTTACCACGCTATTATGCGTACGCAAGCCATTTCACAGCATAGCTTTTTATGGTTTGATTTAGGCGAGAAAGATCCTTACTATATTCTTCCTATCGTTGCCGGTGTGGCCACTTTTGTCCAGCAGAAGCTGATGATGGCCGGAAATCCTTCTCAGAATCCTCAAATGGCAATGATGGTATGGATTATGCCGATCATGATCATCGTATTTGCGATCAACTTCCCGAGCGCGCTTTCTCTTTATTGGGTAGTCGGAAACTTGTTTATGATTGCTCAGACATTCCTTATTAAAGGACCGGACATTAAACACGATCCGGAAACGCAGAAAGCGGGAGGAAAGAAAAAGTGA